One part of the Oryzias melastigma strain HK-1 linkage group LG21, ASM292280v2, whole genome shotgun sequence genome encodes these proteins:
- the lcmt2 gene encoding tRNA wybutosine-synthesizing protein 4 isoform X2, which yields MAFFVDGPLAAVSPSAARREHFPLNRFKEPMTAACSARRRLQRGATSGTSSSSTLCAKWSEDLLSLTGVITCAGEPWTTVCEGFCRPQTAAPEDRQILSLGAGFDSLFFRLHADALLDRASVFELDFPDVAHRKAALISSSEPLKERLDCFSPPLPGPIHLSSSHYQLVGVDLRDQKQVEAALRAAGMDWAAPTLILSEVVLTYMETQRSDAIISWAAKLLPQSLFVMYEQVRPHDPFGCIMQEHFLKMNSPLHALTQYPDISAQRQRFLDKGWQQSMCLDMNQFYFGLVSEEERDRVESLEPFDEYEEWHQKCSHYFILTASAGALMDQALLVPRTKLRPSPVASPGQPPSSVPSCRARPIPTCVEGLGMASSCLWGGYILLTGGISRTGRGAETRVLLRDQEGWSMVCTEQSAGMRLHHSATPLPGGAVLLYGGRSSPLRPVTDLLRVSFQPCSPALGAQKIQVEPLTCTGDSPPPRWRHTAAAVRHRDRDFLFVFGGKNQSERALGDIGFLCLDDLHWTQVPVEGVTPAPRHSHSACSYEGGVLVFGGLGEGGAPLGDISVLGQTERGFCWERIDVHPPPEPRYSHRAHVVGQKLLVVGGVWMFSEGVPGLAVIDLATCTSVEFSLDTASVPHPLMLHSFCSELTASEEPELLLMGGGGNCFSFGTHWNRHLVSVELPAVLTLSTVAS from the exons ATGGCCTTCTTCGTGGACGGTCCCTTAGCAGCCGTCTCTCCATCTGCGGCCCGAAGAGAACACTTCCCattaaacag GTTCAAGGAACCAATGACAGCAGCGTGCTCAGCAAGGCGTCGGCTGCAGCGCGGGGCTACTTCAGGGACGTCTTCATCCAGCACTTTGTGTGCAAAGTGGTCAGAAGATCTCCTCTCATTAACAG GGGTTATTACGTGCGCTGGCGAGCCGTGGACCACTGTGTGCGAAGGTTTCTGCAGACCACAGACTGCTGCCCCAGAAGACAGGCAA atcctGTCTCTGGGCGCAGGCTTCGACTCGCTGTTCTTCCGCCTACATGCTGACGCTCTCCTGGACAGGGCCTCTGTGTTTGAGCTGGACTTCCCTGATGTGGCTCACCGCAAAGCAGCTCTGATCTCATCCAGTGAGCCCCTGAAGGAGAGGCTGGACTGCTTCTCACCCCCTCTTCCAG GACCCATTCATCTGTCTAGCAGTCACTACCAACTGGTAGGGGTGGATTTACGGGACCAGAAGCAGGTGGAGGCTGCCCTGAGAGCCGCGGGTATGGACTGGGCCGCCCCCACCCTCATTCTGTCTGAGGTGGTGCTCACCTACATGGAAACCCAACG GTCCGACGCCATTATCAGCTGGGCAGccaagctcctcccacagtctCTCTTTGTGATGTATGAGCAGGTTCGCCCTCACGATCCTTTCGGGTGCATCATGCAGGAGCATTTCCTCAAGATGAACTCACCTCTTCACGCGCTGACGCAGTACCCAGACATCTCTGCTCAGAGGCAGCGCTTCCTGGACAAG GGTTGGCAGCAGTCTATGTGTCTGGATATGAACCAGTTCTATTTTGGGCTTGTGTCTGAGGAGGAGCGGGACCGAGTGGAGAGCCTGGAGCCATTCGATGAGTACGAG GAGTGGCACCAGAAATGCTCCCACTACTTCATCCTCACAGCCAGTGCAGGTGCGCTGATGGATCAGGCCCTGCTGGTTCCTCGAACAAAGCTCCGCCCCTCACCTGTCGCCTCACCGGGCCAGCCGCCATCCTCCGTCCCGTCCTGCAGAGCCCGTCCCATTCCCACGTGTGTGGAGGGCCTGGGGATGGCTTCCTCCTGCCTGTGGGGGGGGTACATACTGCTAACAGGGGGCATCAGCAGAACAGGGAGGGGGGCAGAGACCCGGGTGCTGCTCAGAGATCAGGAGGGGTGGAGCATGGTCTGCACCGAGCAGTCTGCAG GCATGCGGCTCCACCATTCGGCCACGCCCCTTCCCGGAGGAGCCGTGCTTCTGTACGGGGGGCGCTCCTCGCCGCTGCGTCCGGTCACAGACCTGCTCAGAGTCTCCTTTCAGCCCTGCAGCCCTGCTCTGGGAGCTCAGAAGATCCAGGTGGAACCGCTGACCTGCACGGGGGATTCGCCCCCCCCAAGGTGGAGACATACTGCAGCGGCAGTCAGACACAGAG ATagagacttcctgtttgtgtttggtgGGAAGAACCAATCAGAGCGGGCGCTGGGAGACATTGGTTTCTTGTGTCTGGACGACCTGCACTGGACTCAG GTCCCAGTGGAGGGAGTCACACCGGCGCCTCGACACTCCCACTCAGCCTGTTCGTATGAGGGGGGGGTGCTAGTGTTCGGTGGACTGGGCGAAGGGGGGGCGCCGCTGGGCGACATTAGCGTGTTGGGGCAGACAGAAAGAGGCTTCTGCTGGGAGAGGATTGATGTGCACCCGCCTCCTGAGCCCCG ATACTCCCACCGAGCTCATGTGGTGGGGCAAAAGCTCCTTGTGGTGGGGGGGGTGTGGATGTTCTCTGAGGGCGTCCCGGGCCTTGCTGTGATCGACCTGGCCACATGCACCAGCGTGGAGTTCAGTCTGGACACG GCGTCCGTGCCCCACCCTCTGATGCTGCACTCCTTCTGCTCCGAACTCACCGCCTCTGAGGAGccagagctgctgctgatggGAGGAGGAGGGAACTGCTTCTCCTTCGGGACTCACTGGAACCGCCACCTGGTCAGCGTGGAGCTCCCAGCTGTCCTGACACTCAGCACTGTAGCATCATAG
- the lcmt2 gene encoding tRNA wybutosine-synthesizing protein 4 isoform X4 yields the protein MTAACSARRRLQRGATSGTSSSSTLCAKWSEDLLSLTGVITCAGEPWTTVCEGFCRPQTAAPEDRQILSLGAGFDSLFFRLHADALLDRASVFELDFPDVAHRKAALISSSEPLKERLDCFSPPLPGPIHLSSSHYQLVGVDLRDQKQVEAALRAAGMDWAAPTLILSEVVLTYMETQRSDAIISWAAKLLPQSLFVMYEQVRPHDPFGCIMQEHFLKMNSPLHALTQYPDISAQRQRFLDKGWQQSMCLDMNQFYFGLVSEEERDRVESLEPFDEYEEWHQKCSHYFILTASAGALMDQALLVPRTKLRPSPVASPGQPPSSVPSCRARPIPTCVEGLGMASSCLWGGYILLTGGISRTGRGAETRVLLRDQEGWSMVCTEQSAGPGMRLHHSATPLPGGAVLLYGGRSSPLRPVTDLLRVSFQPCSPALGAQKIQVEPLTCTGDSPPPRWRHTAAAVRHRDRDFLFVFGGKNQSERALGDIGFLCLDDLHWTQVPVEGVTPAPRHSHSACSYEGGVLVFGGLGEGGAPLGDISVLGQTERGFCWERIDVHPPPEPRYSHRAHVVGQKLLVVGGVWMFSEGVPGLAVIDLATCTSVEFSLDTASVPHPLMLHSFCSELTASEEPELLLMGGGGNCFSFGTHWNRHLVSVELPAVLTLSTVAS from the exons ATGACAGCAGCGTGCTCAGCAAGGCGTCGGCTGCAGCGCGGGGCTACTTCAGGGACGTCTTCATCCAGCACTTTGTGTGCAAAGTGGTCAGAAGATCTCCTCTCATTAACAG GGGTTATTACGTGCGCTGGCGAGCCGTGGACCACTGTGTGCGAAGGTTTCTGCAGACCACAGACTGCTGCCCCAGAAGACAGGCAA atcctGTCTCTGGGCGCAGGCTTCGACTCGCTGTTCTTCCGCCTACATGCTGACGCTCTCCTGGACAGGGCCTCTGTGTTTGAGCTGGACTTCCCTGATGTGGCTCACCGCAAAGCAGCTCTGATCTCATCCAGTGAGCCCCTGAAGGAGAGGCTGGACTGCTTCTCACCCCCTCTTCCAG GACCCATTCATCTGTCTAGCAGTCACTACCAACTGGTAGGGGTGGATTTACGGGACCAGAAGCAGGTGGAGGCTGCCCTGAGAGCCGCGGGTATGGACTGGGCCGCCCCCACCCTCATTCTGTCTGAGGTGGTGCTCACCTACATGGAAACCCAACG GTCCGACGCCATTATCAGCTGGGCAGccaagctcctcccacagtctCTCTTTGTGATGTATGAGCAGGTTCGCCCTCACGATCCTTTCGGGTGCATCATGCAGGAGCATTTCCTCAAGATGAACTCACCTCTTCACGCGCTGACGCAGTACCCAGACATCTCTGCTCAGAGGCAGCGCTTCCTGGACAAG GGTTGGCAGCAGTCTATGTGTCTGGATATGAACCAGTTCTATTTTGGGCTTGTGTCTGAGGAGGAGCGGGACCGAGTGGAGAGCCTGGAGCCATTCGATGAGTACGAG GAGTGGCACCAGAAATGCTCCCACTACTTCATCCTCACAGCCAGTGCAGGTGCGCTGATGGATCAGGCCCTGCTGGTTCCTCGAACAAAGCTCCGCCCCTCACCTGTCGCCTCACCGGGCCAGCCGCCATCCTCCGTCCCGTCCTGCAGAGCCCGTCCCATTCCCACGTGTGTGGAGGGCCTGGGGATGGCTTCCTCCTGCCTGTGGGGGGGGTACATACTGCTAACAGGGGGCATCAGCAGAACAGGGAGGGGGGCAGAGACCCGGGTGCTGCTCAGAGATCAGGAGGGGTGGAGCATGGTCTGCACCGAGCAGTCTGCAGGTCCAG GCATGCGGCTCCACCATTCGGCCACGCCCCTTCCCGGAGGAGCCGTGCTTCTGTACGGGGGGCGCTCCTCGCCGCTGCGTCCGGTCACAGACCTGCTCAGAGTCTCCTTTCAGCCCTGCAGCCCTGCTCTGGGAGCTCAGAAGATCCAGGTGGAACCGCTGACCTGCACGGGGGATTCGCCCCCCCCAAGGTGGAGACATACTGCAGCGGCAGTCAGACACAGAG ATagagacttcctgtttgtgtttggtgGGAAGAACCAATCAGAGCGGGCGCTGGGAGACATTGGTTTCTTGTGTCTGGACGACCTGCACTGGACTCAG GTCCCAGTGGAGGGAGTCACACCGGCGCCTCGACACTCCCACTCAGCCTGTTCGTATGAGGGGGGGGTGCTAGTGTTCGGTGGACTGGGCGAAGGGGGGGCGCCGCTGGGCGACATTAGCGTGTTGGGGCAGACAGAAAGAGGCTTCTGCTGGGAGAGGATTGATGTGCACCCGCCTCCTGAGCCCCG ATACTCCCACCGAGCTCATGTGGTGGGGCAAAAGCTCCTTGTGGTGGGGGGGGTGTGGATGTTCTCTGAGGGCGTCCCGGGCCTTGCTGTGATCGACCTGGCCACATGCACCAGCGTGGAGTTCAGTCTGGACACG GCGTCCGTGCCCCACCCTCTGATGCTGCACTCCTTCTGCTCCGAACTCACCGCCTCTGAGGAGccagagctgctgctgatggGAGGAGGAGGGAACTGCTTCTCCTTCGGGACTCACTGGAACCGCCACCTGGTCAGCGTGGAGCTCCCAGCTGTCCTGACACTCAGCACTGTAGCATCATAG
- the lcmt2 gene encoding tRNA wybutosine-synthesizing protein 4 isoform X1 codes for MAFFVDGPLAAVSPSAARREHFPLNRFKEPMTAACSARRRLQRGATSGTSSSSTLCAKWSEDLLSLTGVITCAGEPWTTVCEGFCRPQTAAPEDRQILSLGAGFDSLFFRLHADALLDRASVFELDFPDVAHRKAALISSSEPLKERLDCFSPPLPGPIHLSSSHYQLVGVDLRDQKQVEAALRAAGMDWAAPTLILSEVVLTYMETQRSDAIISWAAKLLPQSLFVMYEQVRPHDPFGCIMQEHFLKMNSPLHALTQYPDISAQRQRFLDKGWQQSMCLDMNQFYFGLVSEEERDRVESLEPFDEYEEWHQKCSHYFILTASAGALMDQALLVPRTKLRPSPVASPGQPPSSVPSCRARPIPTCVEGLGMASSCLWGGYILLTGGISRTGRGAETRVLLRDQEGWSMVCTEQSAGPGMRLHHSATPLPGGAVLLYGGRSSPLRPVTDLLRVSFQPCSPALGAQKIQVEPLTCTGDSPPPRWRHTAAAVRHRDRDFLFVFGGKNQSERALGDIGFLCLDDLHWTQVPVEGVTPAPRHSHSACSYEGGVLVFGGLGEGGAPLGDISVLGQTERGFCWERIDVHPPPEPRYSHRAHVVGQKLLVVGGVWMFSEGVPGLAVIDLATCTSVEFSLDTASVPHPLMLHSFCSELTASEEPELLLMGGGGNCFSFGTHWNRHLVSVELPAVLTLSTVAS; via the exons ATGGCCTTCTTCGTGGACGGTCCCTTAGCAGCCGTCTCTCCATCTGCGGCCCGAAGAGAACACTTCCCattaaacag GTTCAAGGAACCAATGACAGCAGCGTGCTCAGCAAGGCGTCGGCTGCAGCGCGGGGCTACTTCAGGGACGTCTTCATCCAGCACTTTGTGTGCAAAGTGGTCAGAAGATCTCCTCTCATTAACAG GGGTTATTACGTGCGCTGGCGAGCCGTGGACCACTGTGTGCGAAGGTTTCTGCAGACCACAGACTGCTGCCCCAGAAGACAGGCAA atcctGTCTCTGGGCGCAGGCTTCGACTCGCTGTTCTTCCGCCTACATGCTGACGCTCTCCTGGACAGGGCCTCTGTGTTTGAGCTGGACTTCCCTGATGTGGCTCACCGCAAAGCAGCTCTGATCTCATCCAGTGAGCCCCTGAAGGAGAGGCTGGACTGCTTCTCACCCCCTCTTCCAG GACCCATTCATCTGTCTAGCAGTCACTACCAACTGGTAGGGGTGGATTTACGGGACCAGAAGCAGGTGGAGGCTGCCCTGAGAGCCGCGGGTATGGACTGGGCCGCCCCCACCCTCATTCTGTCTGAGGTGGTGCTCACCTACATGGAAACCCAACG GTCCGACGCCATTATCAGCTGGGCAGccaagctcctcccacagtctCTCTTTGTGATGTATGAGCAGGTTCGCCCTCACGATCCTTTCGGGTGCATCATGCAGGAGCATTTCCTCAAGATGAACTCACCTCTTCACGCGCTGACGCAGTACCCAGACATCTCTGCTCAGAGGCAGCGCTTCCTGGACAAG GGTTGGCAGCAGTCTATGTGTCTGGATATGAACCAGTTCTATTTTGGGCTTGTGTCTGAGGAGGAGCGGGACCGAGTGGAGAGCCTGGAGCCATTCGATGAGTACGAG GAGTGGCACCAGAAATGCTCCCACTACTTCATCCTCACAGCCAGTGCAGGTGCGCTGATGGATCAGGCCCTGCTGGTTCCTCGAACAAAGCTCCGCCCCTCACCTGTCGCCTCACCGGGCCAGCCGCCATCCTCCGTCCCGTCCTGCAGAGCCCGTCCCATTCCCACGTGTGTGGAGGGCCTGGGGATGGCTTCCTCCTGCCTGTGGGGGGGGTACATACTGCTAACAGGGGGCATCAGCAGAACAGGGAGGGGGGCAGAGACCCGGGTGCTGCTCAGAGATCAGGAGGGGTGGAGCATGGTCTGCACCGAGCAGTCTGCAGGTCCAG GCATGCGGCTCCACCATTCGGCCACGCCCCTTCCCGGAGGAGCCGTGCTTCTGTACGGGGGGCGCTCCTCGCCGCTGCGTCCGGTCACAGACCTGCTCAGAGTCTCCTTTCAGCCCTGCAGCCCTGCTCTGGGAGCTCAGAAGATCCAGGTGGAACCGCTGACCTGCACGGGGGATTCGCCCCCCCCAAGGTGGAGACATACTGCAGCGGCAGTCAGACACAGAG ATagagacttcctgtttgtgtttggtgGGAAGAACCAATCAGAGCGGGCGCTGGGAGACATTGGTTTCTTGTGTCTGGACGACCTGCACTGGACTCAG GTCCCAGTGGAGGGAGTCACACCGGCGCCTCGACACTCCCACTCAGCCTGTTCGTATGAGGGGGGGGTGCTAGTGTTCGGTGGACTGGGCGAAGGGGGGGCGCCGCTGGGCGACATTAGCGTGTTGGGGCAGACAGAAAGAGGCTTCTGCTGGGAGAGGATTGATGTGCACCCGCCTCCTGAGCCCCG ATACTCCCACCGAGCTCATGTGGTGGGGCAAAAGCTCCTTGTGGTGGGGGGGGTGTGGATGTTCTCTGAGGGCGTCCCGGGCCTTGCTGTGATCGACCTGGCCACATGCACCAGCGTGGAGTTCAGTCTGGACACG GCGTCCGTGCCCCACCCTCTGATGCTGCACTCCTTCTGCTCCGAACTCACCGCCTCTGAGGAGccagagctgctgctgatggGAGGAGGAGGGAACTGCTTCTCCTTCGGGACTCACTGGAACCGCCACCTGGTCAGCGTGGAGCTCCCAGCTGTCCTGACACTCAGCACTGTAGCATCATAG
- the lcmt2 gene encoding tRNA wybutosine-synthesizing protein 4 isoform X3, which yields MSATGGKLRKKSSDVAVQGTNDSSVLSKASAAARGYFRDVFIQHFVCKVVRRSPLINRGYYVRWRAVDHCVRRFLQTTDCCPRRQILSLGAGFDSLFFRLHADALLDRASVFELDFPDVAHRKAALISSSEPLKERLDCFSPPLPGPIHLSSSHYQLVGVDLRDQKQVEAALRAAGMDWAAPTLILSEVVLTYMETQRSDAIISWAAKLLPQSLFVMYEQVRPHDPFGCIMQEHFLKMNSPLHALTQYPDISAQRQRFLDKGWQQSMCLDMNQFYFGLVSEEERDRVESLEPFDEYEEWHQKCSHYFILTASAGALMDQALLVPRTKLRPSPVASPGQPPSSVPSCRARPIPTCVEGLGMASSCLWGGYILLTGGISRTGRGAETRVLLRDQEGWSMVCTEQSAGPGMRLHHSATPLPGGAVLLYGGRSSPLRPVTDLLRVSFQPCSPALGAQKIQVEPLTCTGDSPPPRWRHTAAAVRHRDRDFLFVFGGKNQSERALGDIGFLCLDDLHWTQVPVEGVTPAPRHSHSACSYEGGVLVFGGLGEGGAPLGDISVLGQTERGFCWERIDVHPPPEPRYSHRAHVVGQKLLVVGGVWMFSEGVPGLAVIDLATCTSVEFSLDTASVPHPLMLHSFCSELTASEEPELLLMGGGGNCFSFGTHWNRHLVSVELPAVLTLSTVAS from the exons ATGTCAGCGACAGGCGGGAAACTGCGGAAGAAGAGCAGCGACGTAGCA GTTCAAGGAACCAATGACAGCAGCGTGCTCAGCAAGGCGTCGGCTGCAGCGCGGGGCTACTTCAGGGACGTCTTCATCCAGCACTTTGTGTGCAAAGTGGTCAGAAGATCTCCTCTCATTAACAG GGGTTATTACGTGCGCTGGCGAGCCGTGGACCACTGTGTGCGAAGGTTTCTGCAGACCACAGACTGCTGCCCCAGAAGACAG atcctGTCTCTGGGCGCAGGCTTCGACTCGCTGTTCTTCCGCCTACATGCTGACGCTCTCCTGGACAGGGCCTCTGTGTTTGAGCTGGACTTCCCTGATGTGGCTCACCGCAAAGCAGCTCTGATCTCATCCAGTGAGCCCCTGAAGGAGAGGCTGGACTGCTTCTCACCCCCTCTTCCAG GACCCATTCATCTGTCTAGCAGTCACTACCAACTGGTAGGGGTGGATTTACGGGACCAGAAGCAGGTGGAGGCTGCCCTGAGAGCCGCGGGTATGGACTGGGCCGCCCCCACCCTCATTCTGTCTGAGGTGGTGCTCACCTACATGGAAACCCAACG GTCCGACGCCATTATCAGCTGGGCAGccaagctcctcccacagtctCTCTTTGTGATGTATGAGCAGGTTCGCCCTCACGATCCTTTCGGGTGCATCATGCAGGAGCATTTCCTCAAGATGAACTCACCTCTTCACGCGCTGACGCAGTACCCAGACATCTCTGCTCAGAGGCAGCGCTTCCTGGACAAG GGTTGGCAGCAGTCTATGTGTCTGGATATGAACCAGTTCTATTTTGGGCTTGTGTCTGAGGAGGAGCGGGACCGAGTGGAGAGCCTGGAGCCATTCGATGAGTACGAG GAGTGGCACCAGAAATGCTCCCACTACTTCATCCTCACAGCCAGTGCAGGTGCGCTGATGGATCAGGCCCTGCTGGTTCCTCGAACAAAGCTCCGCCCCTCACCTGTCGCCTCACCGGGCCAGCCGCCATCCTCCGTCCCGTCCTGCAGAGCCCGTCCCATTCCCACGTGTGTGGAGGGCCTGGGGATGGCTTCCTCCTGCCTGTGGGGGGGGTACATACTGCTAACAGGGGGCATCAGCAGAACAGGGAGGGGGGCAGAGACCCGGGTGCTGCTCAGAGATCAGGAGGGGTGGAGCATGGTCTGCACCGAGCAGTCTGCAGGTCCAG GCATGCGGCTCCACCATTCGGCCACGCCCCTTCCCGGAGGAGCCGTGCTTCTGTACGGGGGGCGCTCCTCGCCGCTGCGTCCGGTCACAGACCTGCTCAGAGTCTCCTTTCAGCCCTGCAGCCCTGCTCTGGGAGCTCAGAAGATCCAGGTGGAACCGCTGACCTGCACGGGGGATTCGCCCCCCCCAAGGTGGAGACATACTGCAGCGGCAGTCAGACACAGAG ATagagacttcctgtttgtgtttggtgGGAAGAACCAATCAGAGCGGGCGCTGGGAGACATTGGTTTCTTGTGTCTGGACGACCTGCACTGGACTCAG GTCCCAGTGGAGGGAGTCACACCGGCGCCTCGACACTCCCACTCAGCCTGTTCGTATGAGGGGGGGGTGCTAGTGTTCGGTGGACTGGGCGAAGGGGGGGCGCCGCTGGGCGACATTAGCGTGTTGGGGCAGACAGAAAGAGGCTTCTGCTGGGAGAGGATTGATGTGCACCCGCCTCCTGAGCCCCG ATACTCCCACCGAGCTCATGTGGTGGGGCAAAAGCTCCTTGTGGTGGGGGGGGTGTGGATGTTCTCTGAGGGCGTCCCGGGCCTTGCTGTGATCGACCTGGCCACATGCACCAGCGTGGAGTTCAGTCTGGACACG GCGTCCGTGCCCCACCCTCTGATGCTGCACTCCTTCTGCTCCGAACTCACCGCCTCTGAGGAGccagagctgctgctgatggGAGGAGGAGGGAACTGCTTCTCCTTCGGGACTCACTGGAACCGCCACCTGGTCAGCGTGGAGCTCCCAGCTGTCCTGACACTCAGCACTGTAGCATCATAG
- the rab5b gene encoding ras-related protein Rab-5B isoform X1 — protein sequence MTTDLPAAPAAPTAVKTKQPVVCCLWEVPGLWFTSSSEKSPLLSPNQDGMSSRGSGSRSNGALPQTKICQFKLVLLGDMAVGKSSLVLRFVKGQFDEFQETTIGAAFLAQSVCLDDTTVKFEIWDTAGQERYHSLAPMYYRGAQAAIVVFDITKPDTFERAKAWVKELQRQASPSIVIALAGNKADLAEKRLVEYEEAQTYAEDTGLLFMETSAKTAMNVNELFLAIAKKMPKTDTQNPTHAARHRGVNLQDPDAQSTRACCGGN from the exons ATGACAACAGACCTGCCCGCTGCACCTGCGGCTCCGACTGCAGTGAAAACG AAACAACCGGTCGTCTGCTGCCTTTGGGAGGTGCCGGGACTCTGGTTTACCAGCTCGTCAGAGAAGAGCCCTTTGCTGTCCCCCAACCAGGACGGTATGAGCTCCAGAGGGAGCGGCAGCCGCTCTAATGGCGCACTGCCTCAGACCAAGATCTGCCAGTTCAAGCTGGTGCTGCTGGGGGACATGGCTGTGGGCAAGTCCAGCCTGGTGCTGCGCTTTGTCAAAGGCCAGTTTGACGAGTTCCAGGAGACCACCATTGGAG CTGCCTTCCTGGCTCAGTCCGTGTGTTTGGATGACACCACTGTGAAGTTTGAGATCTGGGACACAGCAGGCCAGGAGCGCTACCACAGCCTGGCTCCGATGTACTACCGCGGTGCTCAGGCCGCCATCGTTGTTTTTGACATCACCAAGCCG GATACCTTTGAGAGAGCCAAAGCCTGGGTGAAGGAGCTGCAGAGGCAGGCCAGTCCCAGCATCGTCATCGCCCTGGCTGGAAACAAGGCCGACCTGGCGGAGAAGAGGCTGGTGGAGTATGAG GAAGCTCAGACGTACGCTGAAGACACCGGCCTGCTGTTTATGGAGACGTCTGCAAAGACAGCCATGAATGTGAACGAGCTTTTCCTGGCCATTG CCAAGAAGATGCCAAAAACAGACACCCAGAACCCCACGCATGCGGCACGGCACCGGGGAGTCAACCTCCAGGACCCAGACGCTCAGTCCACCAGAGCGTGCTGCGGGGGAAACTAG
- the rab5b gene encoding ras-related protein Rab-5B isoform X2, whose translation MSSRGSGSRSNGALPQTKICQFKLVLLGDMAVGKSSLVLRFVKGQFDEFQETTIGAAFLAQSVCLDDTTVKFEIWDTAGQERYHSLAPMYYRGAQAAIVVFDITKPDTFERAKAWVKELQRQASPSIVIALAGNKADLAEKRLVEYEEAQTYAEDTGLLFMETSAKTAMNVNELFLAIAKKMPKTDTQNPTHAARHRGVNLQDPDAQSTRACCGGN comes from the exons ATGAGCTCCAGAGGGAGCGGCAGCCGCTCTAATGGCGCACTGCCTCAGACCAAGATCTGCCAGTTCAAGCTGGTGCTGCTGGGGGACATGGCTGTGGGCAAGTCCAGCCTGGTGCTGCGCTTTGTCAAAGGCCAGTTTGACGAGTTCCAGGAGACCACCATTGGAG CTGCCTTCCTGGCTCAGTCCGTGTGTTTGGATGACACCACTGTGAAGTTTGAGATCTGGGACACAGCAGGCCAGGAGCGCTACCACAGCCTGGCTCCGATGTACTACCGCGGTGCTCAGGCCGCCATCGTTGTTTTTGACATCACCAAGCCG GATACCTTTGAGAGAGCCAAAGCCTGGGTGAAGGAGCTGCAGAGGCAGGCCAGTCCCAGCATCGTCATCGCCCTGGCTGGAAACAAGGCCGACCTGGCGGAGAAGAGGCTGGTGGAGTATGAG GAAGCTCAGACGTACGCTGAAGACACCGGCCTGCTGTTTATGGAGACGTCTGCAAAGACAGCCATGAATGTGAACGAGCTTTTCCTGGCCATTG CCAAGAAGATGCCAAAAACAGACACCCAGAACCCCACGCATGCGGCACGGCACCGGGGAGTCAACCTCCAGGACCCAGACGCTCAGTCCACCAGAGCGTGCTGCGGGGGAAACTAG